DNA from Amorphoplanes friuliensis DSM 7358:
CCGTCACGCGGCTGGCACCGCGCTGGTGGTGGGCGTTCGGGGCGCTGGGGGCGGCCGCGCTGGTCGTGCTGCTGTCGTTCGTGCTGCCCGTGATCGTCGAGCCGGTGTTCAACAAGTTCACCCCGATGGAGCAGGGGCCGCTGCGCACCGAGCTGATGAGCCTGGCCGCCCGTGACAACGTTCCGGTGCGCGACGTTCTGGTCGCCGACGCGTCCCGCCGCACGCGGGCGGTGAACGCGTACGTGTCCGGCTTCGGGCCGACGCGGCGGATCGTCGTCTACGACACGATGCTGACCGAGGCGACACCCGACGAGGTCGTGTCCGTGACCGCCCACGAGCTGGGGCACGCCAAGCGCGGTGACGTGCTCGTCGGCACGATCATCGGTGCGCTGGGGGCCGCGGCGGCGGTGATCGCGCTCTACCTGCTCGGCTCGCTGGGCTGGCTGCTGCGGCTCGCCGGGACGGAGTCGATGAGGGAGCCGCGCTCGATCGCACTGCTGCTCGCGCTGGTCACCCTCGCGGGTCTGGCCGGCGGTCCGGTGCAGGCGCTCGTCTCCCGGCGCATCGAGGCCCGTGCGGACGCCCACGCCCTGGAGCTGACCGGGGACGCGGCGACCTTCGAGGCGATGCAGCGCCGCCTCGGCACCGTCAATCTCTCCGATCCCGACCCGCCGACCTGGGAGTACCTGATGTACGCCTCGCACCCGTCCACCGTGGAGCGGATGGCCGCCGCGCGCGCGTACGCCCGCGGGGAGCGCTGATGGGCCGGACGCTGCTGATCACCAACGACTTCCCGCCGCGGCCGGGTGGCATCCAGCAGTTCGTGCACAACCTCGCCGTGCGGCAGCCGCCGGGCTCGGTCGTCGCGTACGCGTCCACCTGGAAAGGTGCCGGGAAGTTCGACGCCGAGCAGCCGTTCGAGGTCGTCCGGGAGCAGACGGGTGTGCTGCTGCCGACCCCCGCGGTGGCGCGCCGGGCCGCGGAGATCGCGCGGTCGCACGACTGCGACAGCGTCTGGTTCGGTGCTGCGGCGCCGCTCGGGATCCTCGCCGACGGGCTGCGCCGGCGCACCGGCATCGAGCGGGCGGTGTCACTGACCCACGGGCACGAGATCGGCTGGGCGGCGCTGCCCGGCGCCCGTCAGCTGCTGCGCAAGATGGCGCGGGGCAACGACGCCGTGACCTACCTGACGGAGTTCCAGCGGGTGCGTCTCGACCGGGCCCTGCACGGCCTGACCGACCTGGAACGGCTGACGCCGGGGGTGGACGTCGACGCGTACCACCCCGGGGTCGACGGGTCGGCGGTGCGGGCGCGGTACGCCCTCGGGGACCGTCCGGTGATCGTCTGCGTCTCCCGGCTGGTGCCGCGCAAGGGCCAGGACATGCTGATCCGCGCCCTGCCGACGATCCGGCGCCGGGTGCCCGGTGCGGCGTTGCTCATCGTCAGCGGCGGGCCGTCGCGCGAGAAGCTCCAGGCGCTGGCCCGCGCCGAGGGTGTCGAGTCCGACGTGATCTTCACCGGCTCGGTGCGCTGGGAGGAGCTGCCGGAGCACTACGCGGCCGGTGACGTGTTCGCGATGCCGTGCCGCACCCGGGGCGCCGGCCTCGACGTGGAAGGTCTCGGCATCGTCTACCTGGAGGCCTCGGCCACCGGCCTGCCGGTGCTCGCCGGCGACTCCGGCGGGGCGCCGGACGCGGTTGTCGAGGGCGAGACGGGTTTTGTGGTCGGTGGCAGCGACGTGCCGGCGATCGCCGGCCGGCTGGCTGACCTGCTCGCCGACCCGGCCCGGGCCAAGGAGATGGGCGCCGCCGGACGGTCCTGGGTGGAGCGCGAGTGGCGCTGGGAGACCAAAGCGGCCCGATTGTCGGAGTTGCTCCAGATTGCATGAATGAACAGTCACTCCTCGTGCACGCATGGACACGTCGGGTGGATGAGGCGTAGGAACGGCTGAGAGCCCACGGGACGGGAGCCGTCGATGCAGGACGCCCACCGACAGCAGGACGATGAAGCGCCGATGCCCGCAGGTGAGGGGGAGTGGTCCGACGACGGTGAGCTCGCCTTGCCGTACTGGCTGACCAGCACCGAGGAAGCCGCCAACACCACATTTCTGAAGATGCTGCAGCGGTTGCCACGGCTGCTCCGATCGGCCTGGTCACTCGCGTGGCAGGCCAGCCGGCGGACGACCATCGCCGTCGCCGGGCTGCAGCTCGCCGCCGGAGTCGCCAGTGCGGTCGGGCTCGTCAGCGTCGTCGGTGTGCTCGACGGGCTGCTGCGCGAAGGGCCCACACCCGAACGCGTGCGTGCGGCCGTACCGTCGCTGCTCCTGCTCGTCGGGGCCGCGGCCGTGAAGGGCCTGCTCAGCTCGGCCGCCGCGGCGGCGAACGGGCGGTTGTCGCCCAAGGTCTACGAGGCCGCGGAGATGCAGCTGCTGGAGCTGACCACCCGCGTCGACCTGTCCACCTTCGACGATCCGAGCTGGCGTGACGCCATGGAACGCGCCCGCGACCGGGGGATCTCCGCGGCCGAGCAGCTCGTCGACCGCGGCATCGAGCTCGGCACACACCTGATCGGCCTGGTCGCCGCCGCAAGTGTTCTGGCCGTGCTGCACCCGGTGCTGCTGCCGCTGCTCGTGCTGGCCGTGCTGCCCATCGGCTGGGCGGCGGTCCGGTCGGCGCGGCTCAACCACCGGCGCATGCTGCGGCTCATCGCGGTCTGGCGGCGGCAGAGGATGCTCGCCGAGTTGCTCGCCGCGCGGGAGCCGGCACCCGAGCTGCGGGCGTTCACGCTGCGGCAGTACGTGCTGGCCGAGGTGCGGCGGCTGCTCGCCGTCTCCACCAACGAGGAGATCCGGATCTCGGCGCGGCAGGTCAAGACCACCCTCGTCGGTACGGCGCTCAGCGGCGTCGCGACCGGGCTGACGTACGCGACGTTGCTGTGGTTGCTCTGGACCGGGCGGATGGAGCTGGCGGTCGGCGGTGCTGCGGCGTACGCGATCAGCATGGGCATCGGCAAGCTCACCGAACTCGCCTTCAGCGCCAACCGGGTCTTCGAGCAGGGGCTGTACTTCGCCGACTTCGAAGGCTTCTGCGACCTGTCGCGGGAACGTGCCGAGCCCGCACCGGGCCAGGCCGCACCGCCGCTCTTCCACGAGATCAAGCTCGACGGTGTCACGTTCAGTTATCCCGACGCCGAGAAGCCGGCGGTCCGCGACGTCAGCATGACCCTGCGCCGCGGGGAGATCATCGCGCTCGTCGGCGAGAACGGATCCGGCAAATCGACTCTGGCCAGCCTGCTCGCCGGCCTCTACCAGCCGCAGGGCGGCACGATCCGCTGGGACGGCCGCGACCTCACCGCCTACGACCCCGACACCGTCCGCGGCCAGGTCGCGGTCGTGATGCAGGAACCCACCCGATGGCCACTCTCCGCGAGATCCAACATCACCATCGGACGGTACGAACGCAGCATCGCGATCGCGGACGTGCTCGAAGCGGCCAAGGCCGGTGACGCCCACGACTTCGTGACCGAGCTGCCCCGCCAGTACGACACGCTGCTGTCCCGCCACTTCACCGACGGCGCCGACCTCTCCGGCGGCCAGTGGCAGCGGCTCGCGGTCAGTCGGGCGTTCTACCGCGACGCGCCCCTGCTGATCTGCGACGAACCGACCGCGAACCTCGACGCCCGCGCGGAACACGACGTCTACCTGCGGCTCCGTGAGCTCGCCGCCGGGCGCACGGTTGTGCTGATCACCCACCGCATGGCCAGCGTCCGCGAGGCCGACCGCATCTACGTCCTCGACCACGGCGCGGTGACCGAGGAAGGTGATCACGAGACGCTGATGGCGGCCGGCGGGACCTACGCCCAGCTGTTCGGACTGCAGGCCAGCGCGTATCAGTCGGCGGTGTAGGTCACATCGCGGCGGCACCGGCCGCGTGCCAGAGTGGGCGGATGGACACCACCGGTCTGATCGTCGTCGCGACGGTCCTGGTGCTGGGCACCGCCGCGGGCATCTGGCGGCGCCGCGTCGACGGCCGCCTGCAGTCGGTGACGGGCCCGGCGGCCTCCGCTCCAAGCCCTATGCACCACTCGGCTTCTGCTTCGGCTGTACCTGAGGTGGTGGGTGAGAGCACTGTGATTGCCGGCGTGCCTGCGGGGACGGGTGACGGCGCCGATCCCAGCGCGGCGGGAGAGCGGCTGGATCCCGCGCTGCTCAAGACGCTGGGCGTCGGGCCAGCGCCCGCCACCCTGCTTCAGTTCTCGTCGGCGTTCTGCGCACCCTGCCGGGCTCTGCGGCGTGTGAGTGGCGAGGTGGTCGCCCTGCTGCCGGACGTGCAGCACGTCGAGGTCGACGCCGAGAGCCACCTCGATGTCGTGCGCGCGCTGGGGATCTGGCGCACGCCGACCCTGCTCGTGCTGGATGCGGACGGCCGGGTGAGCAAGCGCGCCACCGGCGTACCGGGGAAGGCGCAACTGATCGCCGCCCTGGGTGACCTGCTGCCTGCTCGCTGACGGCCGCCGAGCCCGGGAGCGAGGGATGCTCGCGGACCGGTAGTGTGACGTGGGTCACTTGCTTTGATGATCCAGGGCGGGGGGTCGCGTCGTCTTGCCTGGTGTGAGACGAAGCCAGGAAACGGCCGACGAGGAAGAGCTCGTGCGCCGCACCGCACGCGGTGACCGCCGTGCGTTCGACGAGCTCTACCGGCGTACGTCGCCGTGGCTCGCGGTGCGGCTGCGGCGCCGGTGCGCCGACGAGGATGTTGTCGCCGACGTTCTGCAGGAGACCTACCTGTCCGTGTGGCGCGCGGCCGGCAGTTTTGCCGGGGCGGCCACCCAGGGCAGCGCGGTCGGCTGGCTCTGGACCATCGCCGCGAACCGTCTGGTGGACGCGTTCCGGCGCCGGGCGCGGCAGGCGCAGGTGCCCGCAGTGCCGCTGACCGCGATGACCGCGCCGGCGGCCGAGGAAGAGGTCATGGCCGGGCGGGTCGAGCAGAACCTGGAGACGGCCCTGCTCGCGCTGCCGCCGGAGATGCGGCAGGTGCTGCGGGCGATGGTTCTCGACGGGCTGTCCGTCCGCGAGACCGCGCTGCTGCTCGAGGTGCCGGAGGGCACGGTGAAGTCCCGCGCACGGCGGGCCCGGATCGCACTGCGGGAGGCACTGTCATGACCACACACCCGAGCCTCGCGGTGATCACCCGGTACGCCGAGGGCGACGAGCGCCTCGACGACGCCACGGTCTGGTCGGTCGAGGTGCACCTGGAGACGTGCGTCGGCTGCCGGGCACAGCTCGCCGGTGCCGCGACCGACGACACCCGGCTTCTGCTCGAAAGGGTCGCCGCCGAGCTCGACGGGGGCATC
Protein-coding regions in this window:
- a CDS encoding M48 family metallopeptidase, with translation MTPRLWAACTLGVLVVVLIVYAALVIPWHRPPAPRADQLAALGQLPRDQVQRAQAFHSELRPGSYLSLAVGLIGALLLGLTPLGARLVSFAGRPFGDHWIAQAVLGGLLVVLVVEVITLPLAAWRHTIVVRYGISTQTWGAWAVDLAKSYAVGAVIGGLALLGFYTVTRLAPRWWWAFGALGAAALVVLLSFVLPVIVEPVFNKFTPMEQGPLRTELMSLAARDNVPVRDVLVADASRRTRAVNAYVSGFGPTRRIVVYDTMLTEATPDEVVSVTAHELGHAKRGDVLVGTIIGALGAAAAVIALYLLGSLGWLLRLAGTESMREPRSIALLLALVTLAGLAGGPVQALVSRRIEARADAHALELTGDAATFEAMQRRLGTVNLSDPDPPTWEYLMYASHPSTVERMAAARAYARGER
- a CDS encoding glycosyltransferase family 4 protein; the protein is MGRTLLITNDFPPRPGGIQQFVHNLAVRQPPGSVVAYASTWKGAGKFDAEQPFEVVREQTGVLLPTPAVARRAAEIARSHDCDSVWFGAAAPLGILADGLRRRTGIERAVSLTHGHEIGWAALPGARQLLRKMARGNDAVTYLTEFQRVRLDRALHGLTDLERLTPGVDVDAYHPGVDGSAVRARYALGDRPVIVCVSRLVPRKGQDMLIRALPTIRRRVPGAALLIVSGGPSREKLQALARAEGVESDVIFTGSVRWEELPEHYAAGDVFAMPCRTRGAGLDVEGLGIVYLEASATGLPVLAGDSGGAPDAVVEGETGFVVGGSDVPAIAGRLADLLADPARAKEMGAAGRSWVEREWRWETKAARLSELLQIA
- a CDS encoding ABC transporter ATP-binding protein; translated protein: MPAGEGEWSDDGELALPYWLTSTEEAANTTFLKMLQRLPRLLRSAWSLAWQASRRTTIAVAGLQLAAGVASAVGLVSVVGVLDGLLREGPTPERVRAAVPSLLLLVGAAAVKGLLSSAAAAANGRLSPKVYEAAEMQLLELTTRVDLSTFDDPSWRDAMERARDRGISAAEQLVDRGIELGTHLIGLVAAASVLAVLHPVLLPLLVLAVLPIGWAAVRSARLNHRRMLRLIAVWRRQRMLAELLAAREPAPELRAFTLRQYVLAEVRRLLAVSTNEEIRISARQVKTTLVGTALSGVATGLTYATLLWLLWTGRMELAVGGAAAYAISMGIGKLTELAFSANRVFEQGLYFADFEGFCDLSRERAEPAPGQAAPPLFHEIKLDGVTFSYPDAEKPAVRDVSMTLRRGEIIALVGENGSGKSTLASLLAGLYQPQGGTIRWDGRDLTAYDPDTVRGQVAVVMQEPTRWPLSARSNITIGRYERSIAIADVLEAAKAGDAHDFVTELPRQYDTLLSRHFTDGADLSGGQWQRLAVSRAFYRDAPLLICDEPTANLDARAEHDVYLRLRELAAGRTVVLITHRMASVREADRIYVLDHGAVTEEGDHETLMAAGGTYAQLFGLQASAYQSAV
- a CDS encoding thioredoxin family protein, producing the protein MDTTGLIVVATVLVLGTAAGIWRRRVDGRLQSVTGPAASAPSPMHHSASASAVPEVVGESTVIAGVPAGTGDGADPSAAGERLDPALLKTLGVGPAPATLLQFSSAFCAPCRALRRVSGEVVALLPDVQHVEVDAESHLDVVRALGIWRTPTLLVLDADGRVSKRATGVPGKAQLIAALGDLLPAR
- a CDS encoding RNA polymerase sigma factor, with protein sequence MRRTARGDRRAFDELYRRTSPWLAVRLRRRCADEDVVADVLQETYLSVWRAAGSFAGAATQGSAVGWLWTIAANRLVDAFRRRARQAQVPAVPLTAMTAPAAEEEVMAGRVEQNLETALLALPPEMRQVLRAMVLDGLSVRETALLLEVPEGTVKSRARRARIALREALS